In the genome of Gadus morhua chromosome 14, gadMor3.0, whole genome shotgun sequence, one region contains:
- the marchf7 gene encoding E3 ubiquitin-protein ligase MARCHF7 isoform X2, with protein sequence MDSKSGRLPFVSSSRSSYTSPSSYSASSSSLSSSRLYGRERLLSSDRFPRSTTSLKPEPDLKGSRYLSSSREYGGGTASTRAPSWKVPSSLSATTSSYERPWASPSLLSQDKLSSERRLGSYSGLLASDDGESKRAKLSYSSSTAAYPRSSLGSSTTPGSLYSSSRLTSSTDSSDRTDAALRRSTGLSAGLSSSRPSSTSSSSSWSSSPSYLSARRDAERRAELRSELTERRVRTSAPSSTSASLYSTDRLTSSYAQGARPKETLYSSSSSSSSMARESSLGRSHLPSSSSTSSSSSYQSQAPVRSLRTSSSLRPSHQEATAFSSPPPPPRVSSAPAPASTWQSSVRHVRRSDPTPPPAPSPSPPPTPPPSSPSPTPAQRPAEADGRLSNRHLFFRLFSRRSGQDSSSSSSSSSSSSSSSSSSPPPTVPRPRATPDGAAATPSPPSSVAGSGGAEPEPREVDTVQAFAFLRRRRQDLTPIQETPRQASGSAGAGGPGSTSTSSSSSSWLSSSLRSRCPPLFSRHRRESRDETVRRSGAQDGYDILRQALRRPTVSQDPQHKSSDEEDEEDEEDEEEEEEEEEAAGGAAGPGGVILVRPLRGVCRDRGAAPSGTPTAVSAYRDIVAGVDPRYQAEGKPQEARPDLSRDPERLRKIQESLMLEDSDEDEGDLCRICQMGEDSPGNPLIQPCHCTGSLQFVHQECIKKWLRSKISSGTSLDAITMCELCKEKLHLNIDNFDVSELYRTHVQSEYEFVSSGLYLVVLLHLCEQRFSDVLGAANEAGFFNLARSLHEHMDSLESPPGETEDEDEDEDVDDGQVDVASVLDNRPSIDFSDLEDDDDEEQY encoded by the exons ggcTCGCGGTACCTGAGCTCCAGCAGAGAGTATGGCGGGGGGACCGCCTCCACCCGGGCCCCCAGCTGGAAGGTGCCCTCGTCCCTGAGCGCCACCACCTCGtcgtatgagaggccctgggcCAGCCCCTCGCTCCTCAGCCAGGACAAGCTG AGCTCGGAGCGGCGGCTGGGCTCGTACTCCGGCCTGCTGGCCTCTGACGACGGAGAGTCCAAGCGCGCCAAGCTCTCCTACAGCAGCAGCACTGCAGCGTATCCCCGGAGCAGCCTGGGCTCCTCCACTACCCCGGGGTCCCTGTACTCCAGCAGCAGGCTGACCAGTAGCACAG ATTCTAGTGACCGGACAGACGCCGCTCTCCGGCGCTCCACTGGTCTCTCCGctggcctctcctcctccagaccttcatcgacctcctcctcctcatcgtggTCTTCCTCGCCCAGCTACCTGTCGGCCCGGCGGGACGCGGAGAGGAGGGCGGAGCTCCGGTCCGAGCTGACGGAGCGACGCGTGCGCACTTCTGCGCCGAGCAGCACCTCCGCCTCGCTAT ACTCCACAGACCGGCTGACCTCCTCCTACGCCCAAGGAGCGCGGCCCAAGGAGACCctctactcctcttcctcttcctcctcctcgatgGCTAGGGAGAGCTCACTGGGCCgctctcacctcccctcctcctcctccacctcctcctcctcctcctaccagTCCCAGGCGCCCGTACGCTCCCTCCGCACCTCCTCCAGCCTGCGCCCGTCCCACCAGGAGGCGACGgcgttctcctctcctccccctcctccgcgcGTCTCCTCCGCCCCCGCCCCGGCCTCCACCTGGCAGAGCTCCGTCCGTCACGTCAGGCGCTCcgaccccacccctcctcccgccccctctccctcccctccgccgacgccgcccccctcctccccgtccccgACCCCCGCCCAGCGGCCGGCCGAGGCCGACGGGCGCCTCTCCAACCGGCACCTCTTCTTCCGCCTCTTCTCCCGTCGCTCCGGGcaggactcctcctcctcctcctcttcctcctcttcatcctcctcctcctcctccagtagcCCCCCTCCAACTGTGCCACGCCCCCGGGCCACGCCCGACGGCGCCGCCGCCACTCCGTCTCCGCCGTCGTCGGTGGCGGGCTCCGGAGGGGCGGAGCCTGAGCCCCGGGAGGTGGACACGGTGCAGGCGTTCGCCTTCCTGCGGCGCCGGCGACAGGACCTCACCCCCATCCAGGAGACCCCCCGCCAGGCCAGCGGCAGtgccggggccggggggccgggctccacctccacctcctcttcctcctcctcctggctgtCCTCCTCGCTGCGGAGCCGCTGCCCCCCGCTCTTCTCCCGCCACCGCCGGGAGAGCCGCGACGAGACCGTGCGGCGGTCGGGCGCGCAGGACGGCTACGACATCCTGCGCCAGGCGCTGCGCCGGCCCACCGTGAGCCAGGACCCCCAGCACAAGTCCTCCgacgaagaggacgaggaggacgaagaggacgaggaggaggaggaggaggaggaggaggcagcagggggcgccGCGGGCCCCGGGGGTGTCATCCTGGTCCGACCGCTCAGGGGCGTGTGCAGAGACCGAGGGGCGGCCCCGTCCGGCACGCCGACGGCGGTGTCGGCGTACCGGGACATCGTGGCGGGGGTGGACCCCCGGTACCAGGCTGAGGGGAAGCCGCAGGAGGCCCGGCCGGACCTCTCCAGAGACCCCGAGAGGCTCCGCAAGATCCAGGAAAG CCTCATGCTGGAGGACTCTGACGAGGACGAGGGAGACCTGTGTCGTATCTGCCAGATGGGGGAGGACTCCCCGGGCAACCCCCTGATCCAGCCCTGCCACTGCACCGGCAGCCTGCAGTTCGTCCACCAGGAGTGCATCAAGAAGTGGCTGCGCTCCAAGATCAGCTCCG GCACCAGTCTGGACGCCATCACCATGTGTGAACTGTGCAAAGAGAAGCTGCACCTGAACATCGACAACTTTGACGTCAGCGAGCTGTACAGGACACACGTGCAG tCGGAGTACGAGTTTGTCAGCAGCGGTCTCTatctggtggtgctgctgcaccTGTGTGAGCAACGGTTCTCTGACGTGCTGGGGGCAGCCAACGAAGCTGGG TTCTTCAACCTGGCGAGATCTCTTCACGAACACATGGACAGTCTTGAAA GCCCCCCCGGGGAgacggaggacgaggacgaggatgaggACGTCGATGACGGACAGGTTGACGTGGCGTCGGTCCTTGACAACAGGCCCTCTATCGACTTCTCCGATCTggaggacgatgatgatgaggagcagTACTG
- the marchf7 gene encoding E3 ubiquitin-protein ligase MARCHF7 isoform X1 codes for MDSKSGRLPFVSSSRSSYTSPSSYSASSSSLSSSRLYGRERLLSSDRFPRSTTSLKPEPDLKGSRYLSSSREYGGGTASTRAPSWKVPSSLSATTSSYERPWASPSLLSQDKLSSERRLGSYSGLLASDDGESKRAKLSYSSSTAAYPRSSLGSSTTPGSLYSSSRLTSSTDSSDRTDAALRRSTGLSAGLSSSRPSSTSSSSSWSSSPSYLSARRDAERRAELRSELTERRVRTSAPSSTSASLYSTDRLTSSYAQGARPKETLYSSSSSSSSMARESSLGRSHLPSSSSTSSSSSYQSQAPVRSLRTSSSLRPSHQEATAFSSPPPPPRVSSAPAPASTWQSSVRHVRRSDPTPPPAPSPSPPPTPPPSSPSPTPAQRPAEADGRLSNRHLFFRLFSRRSGQDSSSSSSSSSSSSSSSSSSPPPTVPRPRATPDGAAATPSPPSSVAGSGGAEPEPREVDTVQAFAFLRRRRQDLTPIQETPRQASGSAGAGGPGSTSTSSSSSSWLSSSLRSRCPPLFSRHRRESRDETVRRSGAQDGYDILRQALRRPTVSQDPQHKSSDEEDEEDEEDEEEEEEEEEAAGGAAGPGGVILVRPLRGVCRDRGAAPSGTPTAVSAYRDIVAGVDPRYQAEGKPQEARPDLSRDPERLRKIQESLMLEDSDEDEGDLCRICQMGEDSPGNPLIQPCHCTGSLQFVHQECIKKWLRSKISSGTSLDAITMCELCKEKLHLNIDNFDVSELYRTHVQSEYEFVSSGLYLVVLLHLCEQRFSDVLGAANEAGAPPGRRRTRTRMRTSMTDRLTWRRSLTTGPLSTSPIWRTMMMRSSTDGRMQLLWKRNMATVCG; via the exons ggcTCGCGGTACCTGAGCTCCAGCAGAGAGTATGGCGGGGGGACCGCCTCCACCCGGGCCCCCAGCTGGAAGGTGCCCTCGTCCCTGAGCGCCACCACCTCGtcgtatgagaggccctgggcCAGCCCCTCGCTCCTCAGCCAGGACAAGCTG AGCTCGGAGCGGCGGCTGGGCTCGTACTCCGGCCTGCTGGCCTCTGACGACGGAGAGTCCAAGCGCGCCAAGCTCTCCTACAGCAGCAGCACTGCAGCGTATCCCCGGAGCAGCCTGGGCTCCTCCACTACCCCGGGGTCCCTGTACTCCAGCAGCAGGCTGACCAGTAGCACAG ATTCTAGTGACCGGACAGACGCCGCTCTCCGGCGCTCCACTGGTCTCTCCGctggcctctcctcctccagaccttcatcgacctcctcctcctcatcgtggTCTTCCTCGCCCAGCTACCTGTCGGCCCGGCGGGACGCGGAGAGGAGGGCGGAGCTCCGGTCCGAGCTGACGGAGCGACGCGTGCGCACTTCTGCGCCGAGCAGCACCTCCGCCTCGCTAT ACTCCACAGACCGGCTGACCTCCTCCTACGCCCAAGGAGCGCGGCCCAAGGAGACCctctactcctcttcctcttcctcctcctcgatgGCTAGGGAGAGCTCACTGGGCCgctctcacctcccctcctcctcctccacctcctcctcctcctcctaccagTCCCAGGCGCCCGTACGCTCCCTCCGCACCTCCTCCAGCCTGCGCCCGTCCCACCAGGAGGCGACGgcgttctcctctcctccccctcctccgcgcGTCTCCTCCGCCCCCGCCCCGGCCTCCACCTGGCAGAGCTCCGTCCGTCACGTCAGGCGCTCcgaccccacccctcctcccgccccctctccctcccctccgccgacgccgcccccctcctccccgtccccgACCCCCGCCCAGCGGCCGGCCGAGGCCGACGGGCGCCTCTCCAACCGGCACCTCTTCTTCCGCCTCTTCTCCCGTCGCTCCGGGcaggactcctcctcctcctcctcttcctcctcttcatcctcctcctcctcctccagtagcCCCCCTCCAACTGTGCCACGCCCCCGGGCCACGCCCGACGGCGCCGCCGCCACTCCGTCTCCGCCGTCGTCGGTGGCGGGCTCCGGAGGGGCGGAGCCTGAGCCCCGGGAGGTGGACACGGTGCAGGCGTTCGCCTTCCTGCGGCGCCGGCGACAGGACCTCACCCCCATCCAGGAGACCCCCCGCCAGGCCAGCGGCAGtgccggggccggggggccgggctccacctccacctcctcttcctcctcctcctggctgtCCTCCTCGCTGCGGAGCCGCTGCCCCCCGCTCTTCTCCCGCCACCGCCGGGAGAGCCGCGACGAGACCGTGCGGCGGTCGGGCGCGCAGGACGGCTACGACATCCTGCGCCAGGCGCTGCGCCGGCCCACCGTGAGCCAGGACCCCCAGCACAAGTCCTCCgacgaagaggacgaggaggacgaagaggacgaggaggaggaggaggaggaggaggaggcagcagggggcgccGCGGGCCCCGGGGGTGTCATCCTGGTCCGACCGCTCAGGGGCGTGTGCAGAGACCGAGGGGCGGCCCCGTCCGGCACGCCGACGGCGGTGTCGGCGTACCGGGACATCGTGGCGGGGGTGGACCCCCGGTACCAGGCTGAGGGGAAGCCGCAGGAGGCCCGGCCGGACCTCTCCAGAGACCCCGAGAGGCTCCGCAAGATCCAGGAAAG CCTCATGCTGGAGGACTCTGACGAGGACGAGGGAGACCTGTGTCGTATCTGCCAGATGGGGGAGGACTCCCCGGGCAACCCCCTGATCCAGCCCTGCCACTGCACCGGCAGCCTGCAGTTCGTCCACCAGGAGTGCATCAAGAAGTGGCTGCGCTCCAAGATCAGCTCCG GCACCAGTCTGGACGCCATCACCATGTGTGAACTGTGCAAAGAGAAGCTGCACCTGAACATCGACAACTTTGACGTCAGCGAGCTGTACAGGACACACGTGCAG tCGGAGTACGAGTTTGTCAGCAGCGGTCTCTatctggtggtgctgctgcaccTGTGTGAGCAACGGTTCTCTGACGTGCTGGGGGCAGCCAACGAAGCTGGG GCCCCCCCGGGGAgacggaggacgaggacgaggatgaggACGTCGATGACGGACAGGTTGACGTGGCGTCGGTCCTTGACAACAGGCCCTCTATCGACTTCTCCGATCTggaggacgatgatgatgaggagcagTACTG